GAGCACCGGTACCTGTTACCTTGGTTGCTAGAGAGTTCTAAATCTCCAGAATGGGATTTGCCGGAATTTGAAGCATTCAATCAGTCAAAATTTTCATCTTTTTCCAGCGAGCTTGATGTGATGCTGGAATTTGTTAAGAATCGAGATTTTTATATTGGCTCTCTTCCCTACTTAAGAGCCTACCGATCACCTGACCTCACGTCAGACTATATTTGCTTTTACAACTCTCTAGATCACATCCAGAATCTTGAAGAAAAAAGATCGACAGATAAGGTGCTTGAAAGATGCCATGCCGCCTTGGTTGGTGGCGACATTCCGGATAACCTACTCCATATTTTCGATCTATTAGGGCGACAGGACTTTGAACAGTTTCAAAAAGATCAAGATACAATAAATGACCTTCACAGGACTAGCTCTGGACTCAAAGCAATTTACCGAAAAATCGTTGCACAGCATAAAGAACTGAGTAACTCCCTAGCCTCATTACCTGAAGAGTCTAGATGCCTGTTTTGTGGCAAGCCTCACCAAAACCACGATGAACTCGAGGCTGCAGCTTTAGTTCGTATCAGTGACTTTTCAAAGCTTTTATCTGATCAGGATGTGTCAATTCTGACACTGGCAAATAACATAAAAACTCGTTTTATTGACCCAGTAATTTCCCAGATTGTAGAGTTTCGCGTTAAGAATCCAGTTCTTCCAGATGACGTGATGGCTTCTTTGAAAAAAGCCGACCTCACCAGAGAACGTTTAAATAAATTTTATGCCTGGTTAAGCACTTGCGCCTTCAGGGTCGACGACATAATGCTTCCGCCATTGTCTCATCAGGTGGATGCTGAAAGGCTTGCCTCAAGTCTTGAGGAAATGATGCGTCGAATACATGAGAATACTCCGCTCGCTTCACTTGAGTACCAAGTCGCAAACGAAGGCGATGCCTTTGATCGGATGTTCAGAGAGTATTTTGTCAATCGCAACGACAACCTATTCTCAATAAATGAAGAAAGCGTTGAGCAAAAGAGGAAATATCTAGAGTCTTGCTTTCATTCTTCATTCCAGCTTGTACTAAAAGATATCGCAACTCATACCGATAACGCTAAAAGGCTGGAGGATGTAGAACAAAAACTAGCCGAAATTACTGTGAAATTGCTTAAAAAAATTCGTCAATACAAAAAGAAGCTGATTGGCGACATCGAAATTCCGTTTTATATCTACTCAGGGAAAATATTACAGTCACACCAATCCGGAATTGGGCAGGGCGTTTTCCTTAAAGACCCCACCGGCGGAGATGAACTTAAAAACGTCCGATTAGTGTCGAATTACCAGCGTGATCATGACGTACTGAACACCATGAGCTCAGGGCAAATATCGGCAGTAGTTATTTCATTAACTCTTGCCTTAAACAAGATCTACGCTAAAGAATTCTCTCCAATTCTGATCGACGATCCGGTGCAAACCATGGATGATATCAACATGTCGTCATTAGTCGAACTATTGCGCAATGAATTTCCCGATCGACAAATAGTGCTTTCCACACACGAAGACAAGGTGGCTAAATATTTTATTTATAAATATCTAAAATATGGTCGGAGGGTGCGTCAGCTCAATCTTATGACAGGAGACGAGTACGATTCATTAGATAATTACATATATGCCCCAGTGGTCGGCTAGGGCATAGTCAACAAATTACAATCTAGCTAATAGGCCAGGTCTCCCAAAACGGATTGGGAGCCAATGGCTGTATTAGTCTTCTACTTTTCAGTTGCGGAAGTTCGAAATGTGACCATCACTTCGCGCCCTAGGGCATTTTGGACATTTCACAATTTGGTCGAGTTTGTATCGGAGGTTGCGGGACAGAGATCCACACGATACTCTCCCCACCGTCGCTGCCAATTCAGCGACCGGGCGTGGAAACCCGTGTAATTCAAGGCGCAACAGCGCCCCCATCACGTCTGCCGGCGCTTTTTTTATGCCTGCGGCGTGAGTTATGGCGGCTGTGCGTGGGACGTCTTCGGACGTGCCGGTTTCCTTGATTCCCGGTTTTCCACCCTGCGCACAGCTGTCACCCATTCGTGTGGAAACGAACGTGGCAGCTCCTCATATCAAGGAGTTGGATAATGAGTAGCATCAGTTCGTCTGAAGTTTGGTTTTCGTCTCTACGAAGCACCCAATCGCACAACCCCCTCCCCCATTGCCTCTCCCTCCTCGGAGATGGCCAATGACTGAACACTCTGAACTCAAAACCATCGGCCTGACCCCGGCCCTCCACTATGCAGACCAAGCACTATTTCATGTCGCTCGCGACGTGCCGTTGAGCGATGCGTTATCCATGGCGTCGGATTTTCTGCATTTGGCGAAGTTGCTTTCGGAGGATGCGTCGTATGCCCGGGATTCGGATCGGCATGCCTGGGCGGCGCATTATTTGATGGGGATGGGGAAGGCGTTGGTGGATGATGCGGTGAAGGTGTTGGGGCAGGATCGGGGTTAAAGGCTGAGGGCTGTGGGGGTGGATGAGCTGGCGTCATCGCGGGCAAGCCCGCTCCCACAGTGAAGTGAACGACGGTGAGCTGTCGGGCATTTTTTGGCCCCGGCGGCATTCGCGACATTTGGGGTGGCTGGACCGGCCCATCGCCAGCAGGCTGGCTCCCACAAGGGAGCGTATGCAACCCGGGATCGGCGGATCTGATCCGTAGGGACTGTCAGATTTTTTGTGTGCGGGCCGGTAATGGCCTGCCGTCAGGCAGGCCCTGATTTTCACCAGGTCGGCCTGATGA
This region of Pseudomonas fluorescens genomic DNA includes:
- a CDS encoding AAA family ATPase is translated as MIRLSSIEFTNFKVFGSDIYRINFNDSDLMLLDGPNGYGKTSVFDAIELALSGTIKRFISTDGRQTPDDVVVAFDPRSDVLIDVVLSRSPEDLLSFRRKLKSPIPTGAQKISRFPELWDVFIRDGADWRPAKQTDVDRILKNNNFTRDFHLFHYVQQEEAASFLKSNSETARATEISQLFGDTAAAEAKYTRLKNTEKRLASQRTIQLQKAELLKKSHNIDSARHTTKFGEVEHRYLLPWLLESSKSPEWDLPEFEAFNQSKFSSFSSELDVMLEFVKNRDFYIGSLPYLRAYRSPDLTSDYICFYNSLDHIQNLEEKRSTDKVLERCHAALVGGDIPDNLLHIFDLLGRQDFEQFQKDQDTINDLHRTSSGLKAIYRKIVAQHKELSNSLASLPEESRCLFCGKPHQNHDELEAAALVRISDFSKLLSDQDVSILTLANNIKTRFIDPVISQIVEFRVKNPVLPDDVMASLKKADLTRERLNKFYAWLSTCAFRVDDIMLPPLSHQVDAERLASSLEEMMRRIHENTPLASLEYQVANEGDAFDRMFREYFVNRNDNLFSINEESVEQKRKYLESCFHSSFQLVLKDIATHTDNAKRLEDVEQKLAEITVKLLKKIRQYKKKLIGDIEIPFYIYSGKILQSHQSGIGQGVFLKDPTGGDELKNVRLVSNYQRDHDVLNTMSSGQISAVVISLTLALNKIYAKEFSPILIDDPVQTMDDINMSSLVELLRNEFPDRQIVLSTHEDKVAKYFIYKYLKYGRRVRQLNLMTGDEYDSLDNYIYAPVVG
- a CDS encoding DUF3077 domain-containing protein — its product is MTEHSELKTIGLTPALHYADQALFHVARDVPLSDALSMASDFLHLAKLLSEDASYARDSDRHAWAAHYLMGMGKALVDDAVKVLGQDRG